From one Triticum aestivum cultivar Chinese Spring chromosome 4B, IWGSC CS RefSeq v2.1, whole genome shotgun sequence genomic stretch:
- the LOC123091509 gene encoding F-box/FBD/LRR-repeat protein At3g26920 has protein sequence MDTRVPPVPMDPATALMFRLDGQDPEEMEALFARVLSYTHYALPDPPVSVDARLCALLPHHSVDGVSRLPDVLLRNIVSRLPVKEGARTAALSRRWRGVWRSAPLVLVDSHILPAAAATAAAGTAAARGDARRITSAVSRILAAHPGPFRCVHLTSSHMEEFHGMLTRWLHILANKGIQELVLVNRPWPLDLVLPSTFLGMTTLTRLYLGLWKFPDTAGIPSATCFPNLLELGLCSLVMESKDLDFILDRSPVLETLYIHGNLFKLSLRLVSQSLRCVKILMSSFEEIAVVDAPRLERLILTGCWSRGGVCTKVKIGYAPKLHSLGYLDSGSHVLEFGDTVIKAGTKVSPSTMVPSVRVLALEVRCGVRNDVKMIPTVLRCFPNVETLHIMSGKTGQPSGKHNLKFWNESGTIECISSRINLLVFHDFRGDRSELAFLKFFFESALVLKHVVIVLANAWFTSMEDMHSKVNPLRSMKRASAGSKIMVTGCSDPEDGGMGNFKRASGSSVGDPFVNF, from the exons ATGGACACCCGGGTGCCGCCCGTTCCCATGGATCCGGCGACGGCGTTGATGTTCCGGCTCGACGGCCAGGACCCGGAGGAGATGGAGGCCCTCTTCGCCCGCGTGCTCTCCTACACCCACTACGCCCTCCCGGACCCGCCCGTCTCCGTCGACGCTCGCCTCTGCGCTCTCCTCCCCCACCACTCCGTCGACGGCGTCAGCCGCCTTCCGGACGTGCTCCTCCGCAACATCGTCTCTCGCCTCCCAGTCAAGGAAGGCGCGCGCACCGCGGCGCTCTCCCGGCGTTGGCGCGGGGTCTGGCGCTCCGCCCCGCTCGTCCTCGTCGATTCTCACATCCTCCCCGCAGCCGCAGCCACCGCAGCCGCAGGCACCGCGGCCGCGCGTGGCGATGCACGGCGCATCACCTCCGCCGTGTCCCGCATCCTCGCCGCGCACCCGGGACCCTTCCGCTGCGTCCACCTCACCAGCAGCCACATGGAAGAGTTCCATGGCATGCTCACGCGCTGGCTCCACATCCTCGCCAACAAGGGGATCCAGGAACTTGTCCTCGTCAACCGCCCTTGGCCGCTCGACCTCGTTCTCCCCTCCACCTTCTTAGGCATGACCACCCTCACCCGCCTCTACCTCGGCCTCTGGAAGTTCCCCGACACGGCCGGCATCCCGAGCGCCACCTGTTTCCCTAACCTCCTTGAGCTCGGGCTCTGCagcctcgtcatggagagcaagGATCTGGACTTCATCCTCGACAGGAGCCCCGTGCTGGAGACGCTTTATATCCATGGGAATCTTTTCAAGCTTAGTCTTCGCCTTGTCAGCCAAAGCCTCCGGTGCGTGAAGATCCTCATGTCCTCCTTTGAAGAAATCGCTGTGGTGGACGCCCCGCGCCTTGAGAGACTCATCCTAACAGGATGTTGGAGCCGCGGCGGGGTTTGCACCAAGGTGAAGATCGGTTATGCCCCCAAGTTGCACTCGTTGGGATACTTGGATTCAGGAAGTCATGTCCTAGAGTTCGGCGACACCGTCATCAAG GCTGGGACAAAGGTGAGCCCAAGCACCATGGTACCAAGTGTGAGGGTCCTGGCTTTGGAGGTGCGTTGTGGAGTCCGCAATGATGTCAAGATGATCCCGACTGTCCTCAGATGCTTTCCCAATGTTGAGACGCTCCACATCATG TCTGGAAAAACTGGTCAACCCTCTGGCAAGCACAACCTCAAGTTCTGGAATGAGTCTGGTACCATAGAATGCATCAGCTCGCGCATCAACCTGCTGGTTTTCCATGATTTCCGAGGGGATCGGAGTGAGCTTGCTTTTCTCAAGTTTTTCTTTGAGAGTGCGCTGGTGCTGAAGCATGTGGTGATAGTGTTGGCCAATGCATGGTTCACTTCCATGGAGGATATGCACTCCAAAGTGAATCCTCTgcggtccatgaaacgggccagtgCAGGCTCCAAAATCATGGTCACTGGGTGTTCTGATCCTGAAGATGGTGGCATGGGAAACTTCAAGAGAGCATCGGGCAGTTCTGTTGGCGACCCTTTCGTGAACTTCTGA